In Labilibaculum sp. DW002, one DNA window encodes the following:
- a CDS encoding DUF4301 family protein, producing the protein MTDVRQKNILERATHFNPVDLVCGIKNYKGKKFDLHQFIDKQTGFISHKSHNGNDLKAMELPGLWNGAMADWNTIFVEVPTITFNPVKTIFDLLRVEHRNL; encoded by the coding sequence ATGACAGATGTAAGACAAAAGAACATTCTAGAAAGAGCAACACATTTTAATCCTGTCGATTTGGTTTGTGGAATTAAAAACTACAAAGGCAAGAAATTTGACTTACATCAATTTATTGACAAACAAACTGGTTTTATCTCGCACAAATCACACAATGGTAATGACCTGAAAGCAATGGAATTACCTGGATTATGGAATGGTGCTATGGCTGATTGGAATACAATTTTCGTTGAAGTTCCAACAATCACCTTTAACCCGGTTAAAACAATTTTCGATTTGCTTCGTGTAGAACACAGAAACTTATAA
- a CDS encoding tetratricopeptide repeat protein, whose product MIDNTENYLDDDALTLVSRFEEMVKAETLYYFDVHEFESIIDHYIEKSNLSEAVKVSNIANKQHPAAISLQIKKAQILVDRGQHLEALAILKKVQSIESTNKEIFLLKGNIYNLLGKHHSAKIQFDQALEVSYENREDLLFRIALAFEQLSQFHLAIDYLEEALELDEEDSEVLFELAYCYEKTGQDEKSIVTYDRFLELNPFSDNAWYNIGIVFNRVGNFVRAVEAYEYTLAINDQHSKAYFNKANALANQGLFEDAIKSYTEYLEFEDDHASTYSYIGECFEKLNEYEQALINYETAIKTDENLADPWFGMGLILMYQDKIDESLVYLEKAKTLDDTNSDYWFALGSAYARAESPQKAVEAFREAIELDPYDSTYPITLAEYYHQNENEDTAIDVLLEGLNQTPDCPQLLSNLAAYYAITGDLGASEHYIRKAIDIDSENIDDIFLQFPELKDNKLFTKLIQTKQ is encoded by the coding sequence ATGATAGATAATACAGAAAACTATCTTGATGATGACGCACTTACGCTCGTAAGTCGCTTTGAAGAAATGGTTAAAGCTGAAACGCTTTATTACTTCGATGTGCACGAATTTGAGAGCATCATTGATCACTATATTGAAAAAAGCAATCTTTCGGAAGCAGTAAAAGTTTCGAACATTGCTAACAAGCAGCACCCTGCTGCCATATCATTACAAATTAAAAAGGCTCAAATCCTTGTGGATCGGGGCCAACATCTTGAGGCGCTTGCTATTTTGAAGAAAGTGCAAAGCATTGAATCAACTAACAAAGAAATATTCCTTTTAAAAGGGAATATATACAATCTTTTAGGAAAGCATCACAGTGCTAAAATTCAATTCGACCAAGCCCTTGAAGTAAGTTATGAAAATCGAGAAGACCTTTTATTTAGAATCGCATTGGCTTTTGAACAATTAAGTCAGTTTCATCTAGCTATTGATTATTTAGAAGAAGCTTTAGAATTGGATGAAGAAGATTCGGAAGTTTTGTTTGAATTAGCCTATTGCTATGAAAAAACCGGGCAAGACGAAAAAAGTATTGTTACCTACGATCGATTTCTTGAATTGAATCCTTTTTCAGATAATGCATGGTACAACATTGGCATTGTGTTTAATCGCGTAGGTAATTTTGTAAGAGCCGTAGAAGCATACGAATACACCTTAGCAATAAATGATCAGCACAGCAAAGCCTACTTTAACAAGGCGAATGCATTGGCTAATCAAGGGCTTTTCGAAGACGCAATTAAAAGCTATACTGAATATCTTGAATTTGAAGATGATCATGCATCAACCTATTCTTATATAGGAGAATGCTTTGAGAAGTTGAATGAATATGAGCAAGCTTTAATCAATTACGAAACTGCCATTAAAACAGATGAAAACCTTGCAGACCCTTGGTTTGGAATGGGCTTAATTCTGATGTATCAAGATAAAATTGACGAAAGTTTGGTCTACCTTGAAAAGGCAAAAACATTAGACGATACAAATTCTGATTATTGGTTTGCTCTTGGCTCGGCTTATGCTAGAGCTGAATCTCCACAAAAAGCGGTAGAGGCCTTTAGAGAGGCGATCGAATTGGATCCTTACGATTCAACTTACCCTATTACACTAGCGGAGTATTACCATCAGAATGAAAATGAAGATACTGCAATTGATGTGCTTTTGGAAGGTCTTAACCAAACACCAGATTGCCCACAACTCTTAAGTAATTTGGCTGCATATTATGCAATTACGGGTGATTTAGGTGCATCGGAGCATTACATCAGAAAAGCCATTGATATTGATTCTGAAAACATCGATGACATCTTCCTACAATTCCCTGAATTGAAGGACAATAAACTCTTTACAAAACTGATTCAAACAAAACAATAA
- a CDS encoding DUF368 domain-containing protein yields MSRQIKDYIIIALKGMGMGAADVVPGVSGGTIAFITGIYEELINSIKSVNLNTIKLLLNFKLTDFWKAVNGNFLAALVFGILLSIKSLATLITYFLEEHPILIWSFFFGLIVASALVIARKITEWKIRSIIAMLIGIGIAYMVTVVTPAETTNAYWFLFLSGALAICAMILPGISGAFILLLLGKYEFVLSALSNFKFDVIAVVGVGAAVGLLSFSNLLSWLLKKYHNMTIALLSGFMIGSLNKVWPWKETISTFTDRHGVEKPLLQEKILPHTFESLQGQDSQLLFGILLAIAGFLLIWIMEKYSPETK; encoded by the coding sequence ATGTCTAGACAAATTAAGGATTATATTATTATTGCCCTGAAAGGTATGGGAATGGGTGCAGCAGATGTTGTTCCAGGCGTTTCTGGAGGAACTATTGCATTTATAACAGGTATATACGAAGAACTTATCAACAGTATTAAATCTGTCAATTTAAATACAATTAAACTACTTCTTAATTTTAAACTGACTGACTTTTGGAAAGCTGTTAATGGTAATTTTCTAGCAGCTTTGGTCTTTGGAATTCTACTTAGCATTAAATCACTTGCGACGCTTATTACATATTTTCTAGAAGAACACCCTATTCTAATTTGGTCCTTTTTCTTTGGTTTAATTGTAGCCTCTGCACTAGTCATTGCTAGAAAAATTACAGAGTGGAAAATACGCAGCATTATAGCTATGCTTATTGGAATAGGAATTGCCTATATGGTAACCGTAGTCACACCAGCCGAAACAACAAATGCATATTGGTTTCTGTTCTTATCGGGAGCCTTAGCCATTTGCGCCATGATATTACCAGGTATTTCAGGAGCCTTCATTCTTCTTTTATTAGGCAAATACGAATTTGTGCTTAGTGCTCTTAGCAATTTCAAATTCGATGTTATTGCCGTAGTTGGAGTCGGTGCTGCGGTAGGCTTATTAAGCTTCTCCAATCTGCTTAGCTGGCTACTTAAAAAGTACCACAATATGACCATTGCTCTTTTATCAGGCTTTATGATTGGCTCTTTAAATAAGGTTTGGCCATGGAAAGAAACCATCTCTACATTTACTGATAGACATGGAGTTGAAAAACCACTACTACAAGAAAAGATCCTGCCACATACTTTCGAAAGTCTACAAGGACAAGATTCTCAATTACTTTTTGGAATCCTTCTTGCAATTGCTGGCTTTCTATTAATCTGGATCATGGAAAAATATTCTCCTGAAACAAAATAA